A segment of the Fusobacterium ulcerans genome:
GCATTTTTCAGATTTGCTACTGTAGCATCATTTGACATCATTGTGATTGTTGTTCCATTTAATGTTACTTTAGGAGCAAGCAGATCAAGTTCTACTCCTGTTGCTTTTCCTGAAAGTTCCAAATTAGCATTAGTTAAGTTAATTGTTCCATTCCCATCAGAATATGCAGCATATCCTTCCCCAGAATATTTTAATTCTGAACCTATCAGACTGATACTTGTTCCTGCTCCAAAGGCTGCTACTCCTGCTGCTCCATTTTTTACTTCTATTTTAGCAGCTCCAAGAGTTACATTTGCTCCACCTTCTGCATATACAGCTAATCCTTTTGTTGTTGGATTTGATGTATCATCGACTGATATAGTCAAATTATTTCCAGAAGTTGATGTTATTGTCCCACCATTGCTGTATATTCCTGTTGTTCCATTTGTTCCTTTTATATTTACTGTTCCACTTACACTAACAACATTATTATTATATATTCCAGAAGAGGATTCTCCAGTTACTTCTATATTACTTCCATTGGAAATAGTAAATGTTCCTGTATTATATATTCCTGATTTATTATTTCCTGTTCCAAGAACTTTTACAGTCCCGCTGTTGCTTCCAACTCCTCCACTTACAGTTGCTAATCCTATATTTTTATTTCCGTTTCCAGTAATTTGAACAGTTCCTGTATTAGTTATTGTTGCTGTTGTTCCATCTGCTACTAACCCAGTAAATTCACTCATCCCATCACTTGTTAATGTGTTATTATTTGTTATTTTTCCTGTATTTGATGCTTGAGCAAAACTATTTCCTGTTAATCCAGAATTTACAGATATTGCTCTAGCTATTGTTATTCCATTTTGATCGCTTCTTATTAAAGTACTATTTTTAGCATTAGAACCAAAATTAATACTATTTAAAGCAGCAGAATCTAACACCATATCATTAGCATTTGCTGCTGTTGTTACATTTCTAAAAAAACCAACAGTTTCTTCCCCATTTACTACAAGATTTAAAGCTCTTACTTTTTGAATAGGATCACCACTTGAAAATCCATGTGCTATAGCTACTCCTATATTTTTTTTACCATTTACTGTTATTGTTCCATTTGTTCCTGTAATATCTGCCAAATCATAATATCCTGTGTTATATGATGTATAATCTTTCATTCTAAATGCATAGTTATTTTCACCATTTACAACTATATTTCCAAGCCATACTTTTGAATTTGGACTGGCATTATAATATTTTCCATAATCTATCCCTATACTCTGTTTTGCATTAATAATTATAGTTCCTGAATTTATTGTTTGCGGCTGTTTAAGGAATGCTTGCGAGGCACTTGTATATTCAGTATCTATCATAATTCCAACTATGTTATATCCAGAGTCAAGAGTTATAGTTCCACTATTTTCTAGAATACTAGTTCCTGTACTTGTATTAGCTTGTACATATGTCAAAAGTTGATGTTCAAATCCAACTAAACAATTTCCACTTGCTGGATTAGAATGTCCTTCTAAAATCAAATTACCTTGAAAATCAAAAGTTTTATCAGTAGTTGCAACATGATATGGATTTAAACTCACAAACATTACTGTTCCATTTCCTGAGTCATCCGTTCTTGATAATTTATAGTTTCCTTTAATTGCAACATCATGATTAATAGTATCACTTATAAAAGCAACCAAAGAACTTGTACTGCTTCCTGGTGACGTTAATGTTCCTGTTCCACCAATCGAAGCATTCATTGTTGCTCCACTCCAGTTATAGCCAGAAGAGGTTGCTGCAATTTCCAATCTTCCACTTGCTACATTGTATTCTCCAAAATTTTCAGCTGTAACTGATCCTTTTGGAATATGTACTGTTGTTCCTTGCCCAAATCCCGTACCATTAAAAGTAAGATTTAATGGTGTAAGAACTGCTATCTGTGGTGTTGCTGGAGTTCCTGGTTTACCTGGAACAGGAATAACACTTGGTATATAGCCTTCTGGAGCTGTTATTGGAGCTACATTTATTATTTTGTCACTTGGTGTATTTGGTGTTGTTATTGTTGGTGCTGTCACTGATATTGCTGATATTGCACTTGGTGTGCTTACACTTACACTTACTGGTGTTGGTGCTCCAGGTAATATTAATGTAGGTGTTGTCACAGTAGGGATAGTCACTACTCCTGGAACTACTGTTCCTGGCAATGATCCTAAACTTACATTTGGTGTTGAAACATTTACACTTATATTTGGTTTTATTATTGGTAATTCTGGATTTAATGGTTTGATGTTCGCTCCTAAGTTAATCGTTTCACTGAAACTTTCATTATCAACAGCGACTCCATTTCCAGACATTATTTTGTCTTTTCCTATATTTCCAGAAGCTCTAAGAAGACTTCTTCCGCTTCTTGTTCCATAATACTTGTTTATTGCATCTATAGTTTCAGAAAATTCCTTATCTGTTCTATCTTTCATTTTTCCATTATCTAAATACTGATAAGTAAAAAAGATTTGTGTACTATTGAATAAAGGCTTTGAATAAAAATCTCCCTTTCTTACAAGCTCCACAAAGTCTGCATTATATTCTTTTATCATTTTTTCGTTTTCTGCTATTTTCCTTTTTATTTCTTCTCGTTCTGTTTGAATCCTAGTTAAAAGATCGCTTTTAGTTTCCTGTATTTCCTCTGCTGTTATTCCTGCACCTAAAGATATTCCTCCTGTTATCATGAAGGCTATCAAAAGCGAAAGAGAATAACTGACTTTTCTTTTCAAAAATCTCTTTAGAGATTTTTCGATGTCGTTCTTTCTCATGAATCTTCCCCCTATTTAATTTCCTGCTCTTACTTTCTGCTCCATTCTATCTAATCTACTCAAGTATTCATTAAGTTTCTCATTTTCTAATAAAAGAAGTTCAATTTCATTGTTGTTTGAATTAAACTGATCATATACTTCATCGAATTTCTGACTTAAAAATACTCTGTTTTCATCAGATTCCATCCCCAAAACCTCTTCAAGTTTCACAATTTCTTCTTCTTCCATTTTCAGAAATGCCATTCTTTCCTTTCCAATTTCAAAAGCTGCTCCTGCTGCTGCTATTCTAGCTTCAGGGTTGTTCTCACTTCTGAATACTTTTTCCTCAAGAGATTCATTCATATCTCTTCTGATATCTTCAAGTATTTTTTTCCCCTTTTTTTCCTCTGCCTTTTCAGCTGCTACTTTGGCTTTTTCCTCTTCAGCTTTTACTTTTTCAGCATCTTCAATAGCTTTCAGTTTTGCCTTTTCTTCAGCCTGAATTTCTCTTCTTATCTGTTCAAGAACTTTTTTTCCCTCTTTTTCACTTACCTCCTGTGAATAAAGTGCTGTTGTCAAACAAGATAGAAAAAGAAATACCCCCAACATCTTTTTCATTTTTTTCCTCCTTGATAATTATTTTTTGACGCACAAATAATACGTTCGGTTCCTTTAAGCCGTTTTTATTCAGTACATTTTTTAGAAACAAATTGTTTCATATGCAACTAAAAAGGACTTTTACAGTACAATTATAGCATAGTGTTCTTTTTTTTAAAAGAATATATTTGCAAAATTATTTTATTAATACATAACTTATCTAAAAAATGAAAAAATAATACAATGCCATACTAAGAAAAATTTAAATAAAAAAAAGAGAATGATTTCTTTAAACCATTCTCTTTTTGATATTCTTTTTATTTTTCAGATATTTTTTTGGGTTTAATCCATTCAGATTCTTTTCCCATAGTATAATTTTTTACAAAATTATCTTTATATTCTTCAAAGTTATCTGCCAATATTGCTTTTCTAGCATTTTTCATCAGCTTCAAAAGAAAATATAGATTATGATAAGTAGCAAGTCTCTGTCCTAATATCTCTTCTGCTTTAAATAAATGTCTTATATATCCTCTCGTATAATTTCTGCATACATAACAATCACAATCTTCATCAAGAGGTCTGTCATCTTCAGCATAAGAAGCATTTTTTATAACAAGTCTTCCATATTTTGTGAATACAGTTCCATGTCTTCCTATTCTGCTGGGTTGTACACAATCCATCATATCTATTCCAGCTTCGATAGCTTCCAGCATATCAAGAGGTTCTCCTACTCCCATCAGGTATCTAGGTTTGTCCTCAGGACATCTTTCTACTATGTGATGAAGTATTCTGTACATATCCTCTCTAGGCTCTCCTACTGCCAGCCCTCCTATTGCATATCCAGAAAAACTTTCATCCATTTCCATAAGTTCGTTCAAACTTTTATCTCTAAGATCCTCATATACTCCTCCTTGAACAATTGCAAATAATCCTTGTTCATCAGGTCTCTTATGAGCCTCTATACATCTTTTTGCCCATCTGGTAGTTCTCTCAATAGATGGAATTATATATTCTCTTGTAGATAATCCTGGAGGACATTCATCAAAAAGCATTACTATATCTGATCCAAGATTATTTTGTATATCTATAGATTTTTCTGGAGAAAGAAAATGCTTTGATCCATCAATATGTGAACTGAACTTTACTCCCTCTTCTGTAATTTTTCTCAATGCTCCAAGACTGAATACTTGAAATCCTCCACTGTCTGTAAGAATAGGTTTATTCCAGTTCATAAACTTGTGAAGTCCTCCAAATTTTGCTATCAATTCATCACTTGGTCTTAAATAAAGATGATATGTATTTCCAAGTATTATTTCAGCTCCAATAGTTTCCAGTTCTTCTGGTGTCATAGTTTTTACAGTTGCCTGTGTTCCAACAGGCATAAATACAGGTGTTTCTATCTCTCCATGTGGAGTTGTTATTTTTCCTGCTCTGGCTTTTCCCTGCTTTTTTACCAGTTCATATGTAACAGGTAATTTAATTGTCATATATTCTCCTATCTTATGTTATCTGTCTACTGATATTACATTTTTTAATTTTAATATATTGTTTAATAAATATTTGTATTCACTCTTATCACTTATTTCAATAGTTAACTTTATATTTATAAGCTTTTCTCCATTTTTACTTATTTCATTTGAATTAACAGAAACAAGATGTATTTTATGGTTTGCTATTGTGTTTATAAGATCTAAAAGTATATTTGGTTTATCATAAACTAAAACATTGAATGTAAATTTGTATTTATTTACTTTTTTCTCTGTGAGAGACTTATCCCATGCAACTTCTATCTCTCTGGAAGGATCATGTTCTATCATACTTTTCAGATTTTTACAATCCTTTCTATGCACTGTTATTCCTGTAAGTTTAGTTACATATCCAGTTATTTCATCTCCTGGCAGCGGAGTACAGCATCTTGCAAATCTAATAAGAGTATTGTTCACACCATCTATAACTATTCCAAAGTCATTTTTACCAGAAGTACTTTTTTCCTTCTCTTTTTTCTTTTCCATAAGTTCATCTATATTGATATTTGAAATAGCTCTCTCTTTTTCTATTCTTGTTCTAAGTTTTTTGATAATAACATCTATCTTGCTTCTCTTTTCTCCCACATGGTAATAGAAATCATCTAAATTACTGATATTATTCTTTTCCATATGTTTTTTAATGATAGGATCCTCTTCCATTTCTTTTAGAGATATTCCAAGTTTTCCTAATTCTCTTTCAAGATTTTCTCTACCATTCTTTATAGTTTCATCCATTATCTGCTCTTTAAGCAGCTTTCTGATTTTACTTTTAGCTCCATGAGTAACTACTATATCAAGCCAGTCTTTTGCAGGACCTTTTGAATTTTTAGCAGTTATTATCTCTACTCTGTCTCCATTTTGCAATTTATAATCAAGGGTAACTATTTTTCCGTTAACCTTAGCTCCTACACATTTACATCCTATCTGTGTATGTATTGCAAAAGCAAAGTCCAAAGGTGTAGATCCTTGAGGAAGTTCTAGTATGTCCCCTTTAGGTGAAAATACAAAAACTGTCTCATTCATTATATCTTCTGTTACACTTTTAATGAAGTCCTGTGTATCTTCTGCTTCATTTTGAAGTTCAAGTATATTTCTAAGCCATCCATATACCTGATCTCCCTTTGTAACTTTTGTTTTTTCCTTATAACTCCAGTGAGCTGCAATTCCCTCTTCAGCTACTCTATCCATATCCTCTGTTCTTATTTGTATTTCAATAAATTTACCTAGAGGCCCAACTATTGTTGTATGTATAGACTGATAGTTATTTGATTTTGGTACTGCTATATAGTCTTTAAATCTTCCTGGAACAGGTCTGAAATGACTATGAATAACTCCAAGAGTATTATAACATTCACCTTCTGTATCTACAATTATACGTACCCCCATAAGATCATATATGTCATCAAACTCTTTTCCTTTTTCATACATCTTTTTATATATACTGTAGAAATGTTTAAATCTTCCTTTTACATTTCCTTTAATACCTGTATCATGTAAAAGCTTAACTATAGTTTTTATAAAGCTTTCTACATATTCACTTCTTTCATTTCTTTTACTGTCTATTAAAGATTTTATATGTTCGTATTCTTCCGGCTTTAGGTAACGCAGACATAAGTCTTCAAGTTCCCATTTTATTTTTGCTATTCCCAGTCTATGAGCAAGAGGAGCATATATATCCAGAGTTTCCTGTGATATAGCAATCTGTTTTTCAGGTTTCATATATTTTAATGTTCTCATATTATGAAGTCTGTCAGAAAGCTTAATTATTATAACTCTAAGATTTTGTGCCATTGCAAGAATCATTTTTCTTATATTTTCATCCTGCTTTTTAGTACCATTAGGAAGACTCTTTAATTTTGTAACTCCATCTACAAGTGTTGCTACTGTATCACCAAAATTATACTTGATATCTGCTAAAGTTATCAAAGTATCTTCAACTATATCATGAAGTATCCCAGCTACAATAGTATCTGTATCCATTTTCATATCTATAAGAATCTTAGTAACTTCCACAGGGTGCATAATATAATCTTCTCCAGATTTTCTATACTGTCCCTCATGACACTCCTCAGCAAAATATAGAGCCAGCTTAATTTTCTCCAGATCTACTTTTAAATTATTCTTATTTATCTGATTTACAATTTCTTCCCAATAGTTCATATATTTCCTCTTTTCTATAATGTGATTTCGTTTTAAAAGAACCTAAAATAAAAAAGCCTAACCAAAACAAATAAATTCTGAGTCAGGCTTCTGCTATTCTAATATTTCATCAAAGTTAACACAGGATAATCTTTAAGTTTTTCCATCCCTTTTAACTCTTCAAGTTCAATTAAAAACGCTAGTCCCGCAACTATTCCTCCTAGAGATTCAACTAGTTTTATAACAGCTTCTATAGTTCCTCCTGTTGCCAGTAAGTCATCTATTATCAAAACCCTCTGTCCAGGTTTAATAGAATCTTTATGCATACACAATACATTTGATCCATATTCAAGATCATATGAATATTCTATTACTTCTCTTGGAAGTTTTCCTGGTTTTCTAACTGGAACGAATCCTATTCCTAAAGCATACGAAACTGGGCATCCAAATATGAATCCTCTAGCTTCTGGCCCAACTACCACATCTATATTATGCTCTTTAGCAAAATTTACTATTTGATCAGTAGCTTCTTTATATGCTTCTCCATCATTCATCAAAGGAGTTATATCTCTGAATACAATTCCTTCTTTTGGAAAATCTAATACAGTCGCTACATAATTTTTCAAGTCCATTTTTTCTCACCCCATTAATTATCTCTGTTATTTCTATTTAATTTTTCTCTAAGTTCTATATATTTGGGTTCATATTTATAATTATCTGAAATTAATTTAAATGAATTAAGTGCTTTTTCTTTTTCTCCTGTTTCTAAATACAGTGTTGAAAGCATTAAGAAAAGCTCATCATCTCCACCATTTTCTGATATGTATCTTATCAATACCTTAGCAGCTGAATTCTTTTCATTGAATACATCAGATAAAGAGCTGCAATATAAAATTACATAGTCTCTTTCATTGCTGTAATCTTCATATTTCTTATTTAATAAAGAATATAGTATTCTTTTTCTATTCAAATTTACAAGATCATTTTTAAGTATACGATACAATCTTCTATCATATTTTTCTTCCTGTACATCTTTCAGATAATTATATGATTCCTCATAATTCTTTTTTTCATAAGCTATGTACCCTCTCAGCTTCAAAACAACATTATCTTTTGAATCTTTAGGAAACATATTCAGATATTTTTCTGCTTTTTCAAACTGCTTATCCCTATAATAGACATTAGCTAAATTCTTTATAACACTTTCATCTTTTGGGGCTATTTCATAAGCTTTTTCCAAATAATAGATTGCTTCTTCCTTGTTTCCAAGCTCGCAATTTACCACTGCCATCTCTTTCATTACCATAAGATTATTGGAATTATTCCTATATATTTGCTCATACTCTTTTAAAGCTTCTTTTTTCTTGCCCTTATGATATAAGTTCACTCCTTTTAAAAAAGCATAATCATCCTGGACAAGATTTTTTTCTCTCTTATCTGCTCCAGA
Coding sequences within it:
- a CDS encoding RelA/SpoT family protein; translation: MNYWEEIVNQINKNNLKVDLEKIKLALYFAEECHEGQYRKSGEDYIMHPVEVTKILIDMKMDTDTIVAGILHDIVEDTLITLADIKYNFGDTVATLVDGVTKLKSLPNGTKKQDENIRKMILAMAQNLRVIIIKLSDRLHNMRTLKYMKPEKQIAISQETLDIYAPLAHRLGIAKIKWELEDLCLRYLKPEEYEHIKSLIDSKRNERSEYVESFIKTIVKLLHDTGIKGNVKGRFKHFYSIYKKMYEKGKEFDDIYDLMGVRIIVDTEGECYNTLGVIHSHFRPVPGRFKDYIAVPKSNNYQSIHTTIVGPLGKFIEIQIRTEDMDRVAEEGIAAHWSYKEKTKVTKGDQVYGWLRNILELQNEAEDTQDFIKSVTEDIMNETVFVFSPKGDILELPQGSTPLDFAFAIHTQIGCKCVGAKVNGKIVTLDYKLQNGDRVEIITAKNSKGPAKDWLDIVVTHGAKSKIRKLLKEQIMDETIKNGRENLERELGKLGISLKEMEEDPIIKKHMEKNNISNLDDFYYHVGEKRSKIDVIIKKLRTRIEKERAISNINIDELMEKKKEKEKSTSGKNDFGIVIDGVNNTLIRFARCCTPLPGDEITGYVTKLTGITVHRKDCKNLKSMIEHDPSREIEVAWDKSLTEKKVNKYKFTFNVLVYDKPNILLDLINTIANHKIHLVSVNSNEISKNGEKLINIKLTIEISDKSEYKYLLNNILKLKNVISVDR
- the tgt gene encoding tRNA guanosine(34) transglycosylase Tgt, producing MTIKLPVTYELVKKQGKARAGKITTPHGEIETPVFMPVGTQATVKTMTPEELETIGAEIILGNTYHLYLRPSDELIAKFGGLHKFMNWNKPILTDSGGFQVFSLGALRKITEEGVKFSSHIDGSKHFLSPEKSIDIQNNLGSDIVMLFDECPPGLSTREYIIPSIERTTRWAKRCIEAHKRPDEQGLFAIVQGGVYEDLRDKSLNELMEMDESFSGYAIGGLAVGEPREDMYRILHHIVERCPEDKPRYLMGVGEPLDMLEAIEAGIDMMDCVQPSRIGRHGTVFTKYGRLVIKNASYAEDDRPLDEDCDCYVCRNYTRGYIRHLFKAEEILGQRLATYHNLYFLLKLMKNARKAILADNFEEYKDNFVKNYTMGKESEWIKPKKISEK
- a CDS encoding adenine phosphoribosyltransferase; the encoded protein is MDLKNYVATVLDFPKEGIVFRDITPLMNDGEAYKEATDQIVNFAKEHNIDVVVGPEARGFIFGCPVSYALGIGFVPVRKPGKLPREVIEYSYDLEYGSNVLCMHKDSIKPGQRVLIIDDLLATGGTIEAVIKLVESLGGIVAGLAFLIELEELKGMEKLKDYPVLTLMKY
- a CDS encoding tetratricopeptide repeat protein, translated to MKKIFFLLGILLLGGCSGADKREKNLVQDDYAFLKGVNLYHKGKKKEALKEYEQIYRNNSNNLMVMKEMAVVNCELGNKEEAIYYLEKAYEIAPKDESVIKNLANVYYRDKQFEKAEKYLNMFPKDSKDNVVLKLRGYIAYEKKNYEESYNYLKDVQEEKYDRRLYRILKNDLVNLNRKRILYSLLNKKYEDYSNERDYVILYCSSLSDVFNEKNSAAKVLIRYISENGGDDELFLMLSTLYLETGEKEKALNSFKLISDNYKYEPKYIELREKLNRNNRDN